Proteins from a genomic interval of Geodermatophilus obscurus DSM 43160:
- a CDS encoding PEP/pyruvate-binding domain-containing protein yields MSVQLSDPATATPAVVPLDAATDPARAGHKAANLAVLRRAGLPVPDGVVVTARAPVPDATGSDVPDALLADLLAAVRDWGDVPLAVRSSGTGEDSPQSSFAGLYTTVLDVRGTAALRDAVARCWASAAASRVTAYAGPGAAPAIAVLVQPMVPATAAGVAFTADPVTGDREVVVIDAARGVGERLVSGAVTPERWEVRGGPRRRSADDDAVIVAATAAAVADLARRAEQVLGRPQDVEWAATADGEVLVLQSRPITTLAGRTATPVPVPVEPPEGSWAREYSHAPLPWTPFTRVVFEPRNRALEQMCTELGLLFQRVDFRDIGGWEYLRIVPLGGKEPPPLPAWAVPLAVRVVPALRRRIRSGAAAVRSDVPGRLLERWEAEWRPDLDARIAAQRDVDLTALDDSGLLASARAALELTERGQTAHFRLHGAIAMVLGELAAVSRELLGWDDARVFDLLAGTSRTSTAPARALAGLADLVRERPGVRRLVEDGAPVERVLAADATVAEAFGRYLHEYGCRVLRYEIAEPALEEQPGLVLTLLRDQLSTGYDPDASEATLRARREATRAAAEAVLAGRGTADRERFTRALERALRAYPVREDNEVSTISAPFALLRRAAREVGRRLADRGLLADADDAFLLEPEELLAALRDGADRRELADRRAGERAWVLAHPGPASYGPPPAPPPPLAALPAEARLSNGAFLWAVEQILGPEAAPDRTSPTGRAASADGVLLTGIPASAGSYTGPVRVVRSEAEFSRVQPGDVLVCPVTSPVWSVLFPSIGALVTDAGGALSHPAIIAREYGLPAVVATVEGTTRLHDDQLVTVDGTTGTVRAVR; encoded by the coding sequence ATGTCCGTCCAGCTGTCCGACCCGGCCACGGCCACGCCGGCCGTCGTCCCCCTCGACGCGGCCACCGACCCCGCCCGCGCCGGCCACAAGGCCGCCAACCTCGCCGTCCTGCGCCGGGCCGGCCTCCCCGTTCCCGACGGGGTCGTCGTCACGGCGCGCGCCCCCGTGCCGGACGCCACCGGCTCCGACGTCCCCGACGCTCTGCTCGCGGACCTGCTCGCCGCGGTCCGCGACTGGGGGGACGTGCCGCTCGCGGTCCGCTCGTCGGGCACCGGGGAGGACTCGCCGCAGTCGTCCTTCGCCGGCCTGTACACGACCGTGCTCGACGTACGCGGAACGGCCGCACTGCGCGACGCGGTGGCCCGCTGCTGGGCCTCGGCCGCCGCCTCCCGGGTGACCGCCTACGCCGGACCCGGCGCGGCCCCGGCCATCGCGGTGCTGGTGCAGCCGATGGTCCCGGCCACAGCCGCCGGCGTCGCCTTCACCGCCGACCCGGTGACCGGCGACCGCGAGGTCGTCGTCATCGACGCCGCCCGCGGCGTGGGGGAGCGGCTGGTCTCCGGCGCGGTGACGCCGGAACGCTGGGAGGTCCGCGGCGGACCCCGACGGCGCTCCGCGGACGACGACGCGGTGATCGTGGCCGCCACCGCGGCTGCCGTGGCCGATCTCGCCCGCCGCGCCGAGCAGGTGCTGGGCCGGCCGCAGGACGTCGAGTGGGCGGCGACCGCCGACGGTGAGGTCCTCGTCCTGCAGTCGCGCCCCATCACCACCCTCGCGGGCCGCACCGCGACGCCGGTGCCCGTCCCGGTCGAGCCCCCGGAGGGGTCCTGGGCGCGGGAGTACAGCCACGCGCCGCTGCCCTGGACCCCGTTCACCCGCGTGGTGTTCGAGCCGCGCAACCGCGCGCTCGAGCAGATGTGCACGGAGCTGGGGCTGCTGTTCCAGCGGGTCGACTTCCGCGACATCGGCGGCTGGGAGTACCTGCGGATCGTCCCGCTCGGCGGCAAGGAGCCCCCGCCCCTGCCGGCCTGGGCCGTGCCGCTGGCGGTGCGGGTGGTGCCCGCGCTCCGCCGGCGGATCCGCAGCGGCGCCGCGGCCGTGCGCAGCGACGTCCCGGGCCGGCTGCTGGAGCGGTGGGAGGCGGAGTGGCGGCCGGACCTCGACGCCCGCATCGCCGCGCAGCGCGACGTCGACCTCACGGCCCTCGACGACAGCGGGCTGCTCGCCTCCGCACGGGCCGCGCTCGAGCTGACCGAGAGGGGGCAGACGGCCCACTTCCGGCTGCACGGGGCGATCGCCATGGTGCTCGGCGAGCTGGCCGCCGTCAGCCGCGAGCTCCTCGGCTGGGACGACGCGCGGGTGTTCGACCTGCTCGCCGGCACCTCGCGGACGTCGACCGCCCCGGCGCGGGCGCTGGCCGGCCTCGCCGACCTGGTCCGGGAGCGGCCCGGGGTACGCCGGCTGGTCGAGGACGGCGCGCCCGTGGAGCGGGTGCTCGCCGCCGACGCCACCGTGGCGGAGGCCTTCGGTCGCTACCTGCACGAGTACGGCTGCCGGGTGCTGCGCTACGAGATCGCCGAGCCGGCACTGGAGGAGCAGCCGGGCCTGGTCCTGACGCTGCTCCGCGACCAGCTGTCCACCGGCTACGACCCCGACGCGTCCGAGGCGACCCTGCGCGCCCGGCGGGAGGCCACCCGTGCGGCCGCGGAAGCGGTGCTGGCCGGGCGCGGTACCGCCGACCGCGAGCGGTTCACCCGCGCGCTCGAGCGCGCGCTGCGGGCCTACCCGGTCCGCGAGGACAACGAGGTGTCGACGATCAGCGCACCCTTCGCGCTGCTCCGCCGGGCCGCGCGGGAGGTCGGGCGGCGGCTGGCCGACCGCGGCCTGCTGGCCGACGCCGACGACGCCTTCCTGCTCGAGCCCGAGGAGCTGCTGGCCGCCCTGCGGGACGGCGCGGACCGCCGGGAGCTGGCCGACCGCCGGGCGGGGGAGCGGGCGTGGGTGCTCGCCCACCCGGGGCCGGCGAGCTACGGCCCGCCCCCGGCCCCGCCCCCGCCGCTGGCCGCGCTGCCGGCCGAGGCCCGGCTGTCCAACGGGGCCTTCCTGTGGGCGGTGGAGCAGATACTCGGCCCGGAGGCCGCCCCGGACCGCACCTCGCCGACCGGCCGGGCGGCGTCCGCCGACGGCGTCCTGCTCACCGGCATCCCGGCGTCCGCGGGCTCTTACACCGGCCCGGTCCGGGTCGTCCGCTCCGAGGCGGAGTTCTCCCGGGTGCAGCCCGGCGACGTGCTGGTCTGCCCGGTCACCTCACCGGTCTGGTCGGTGCTCTTCCCCAGCATCGGCGCGCTGGTGACCGACGCCGGCGGGGCGCTGTCCCACCCGGCGATCATCGCCCGCGAGTACGGCCTGCCGGCCGTCGTCGCCACCGTCGAGGGGACCACCCGGCTGCACGACGACCAGCTCGTCACGGTCGACGGCACCACCGGCACCGTGCGGGCCGTCCGGTGA
- a CDS encoding methyltransferase, with protein MTAAPPADRIVELGHVVEAAAALRTAVRLGLLEQLGRGPATADEVAVRCGTAPGATGLLLEALEALGVLRRDDGRYAVTVMTRWVGTLEAGWARLDDVVRTDRPIVAADTPAGAAELYPEVVPFLTRLFAPAARQAAERLAPVDGEVLDVGAGAAPWSLALAAADPRARITALDLPDVLPVTRRAVSQAGMDDRFRLVPGDVFTADLPEEAYGLVLLANVCHLFDADTNRALLRRLRRVLRPGGTLAVVDALPSEDPDERRLLALYALGLRLRTVAGAVYPLASYSAWTEEAGLGPVDAVPLSRTPPLALLTCTAPAT; from the coding sequence GTGACCGCCGCACCCCCCGCCGACCGGATAGTCGAGCTGGGGCACGTGGTCGAGGCGGCGGCCGCGCTCCGGACGGCCGTCCGGCTCGGGCTCCTCGAGCAGCTCGGGCGGGGACCGGCAACGGCCGACGAGGTGGCGGTCCGGTGCGGGACGGCGCCCGGCGCCACCGGACTCCTGCTGGAGGCGCTGGAGGCGCTCGGCGTCCTCCGGCGGGACGACGGCCGGTACGCGGTCACGGTGATGACGCGCTGGGTGGGCACGCTGGAGGCCGGCTGGGCCCGGTTGGACGACGTCGTCCGGACCGACCGGCCGATCGTGGCCGCGGACACCCCCGCGGGGGCGGCGGAGCTCTACCCCGAGGTCGTGCCGTTCCTCACCCGGCTGTTCGCGCCCGCGGCTCGCCAGGCGGCCGAGCGACTGGCACCGGTGGACGGCGAGGTGCTCGACGTCGGTGCAGGAGCTGCTCCGTGGAGCCTCGCGCTGGCTGCCGCGGACCCGCGGGCCCGCATCACCGCGCTGGACCTGCCCGACGTGCTGCCGGTGACCCGGCGGGCGGTGTCGCAGGCCGGCATGGACGACCGGTTCCGGCTGGTGCCGGGCGACGTCTTCACCGCCGACCTCCCCGAGGAGGCGTACGGCCTGGTGCTGCTGGCCAATGTCTGCCACCTCTTCGACGCCGACACCAACCGGGCGCTGCTGCGGCGCCTGCGGCGGGTGCTCCGGCCCGGGGGGACGCTGGCCGTCGTCGACGCGCTGCCCTCGGAGGACCCCGACGAGCGCCGGCTGCTCGCCCTGTACGCGCTCGGGCTGCGGCTGCGCACGGTGGCCGGTGCGGTGTACCCCCTGGCGTCCTACTCCGCGTGGACGGAGGAGGCGGGCCTCGGGCCGGTCGACGCGGTCCCGCTGTCCCGGACCCCGCCGCTCGCCCTGCTCACCTGCACCGCGCCGGCGACGTAG
- a CDS encoding 4a-hydroxytetrahydrobiopterin dehydratase, which produces MTAVPRPPRLPPDELAAALSGLPLWSGDGEGIRRSVELPDFPDAVAALVRMAFVAEQLDHHPDVDLRWRTLHLTLVTHSAGGVTELDLELARRIDALFPG; this is translated from the coding sequence ATGACCGCCGTGCCCCGACCACCGCGCCTGCCCCCCGACGAGCTCGCCGCCGCCCTGTCCGGGCTGCCGCTGTGGTCCGGGGACGGGGAGGGCATCCGCCGCAGCGTCGAGCTGCCCGACTTCCCGGACGCCGTCGCCGCGCTGGTGCGGATGGCGTTCGTCGCCGAGCAGCTGGACCACCACCCCGACGTCGACCTGCGCTGGCGCACGCTGCACCTGACGCTGGTCACCCACTCGGCGGGCGGGGTCACCGAGCTGGACCTGGAGCTCGCTCGCCGGATCGACGCGCTGTTCCCGGGCTGA
- a CDS encoding phosphoadenylyl-sulfate reductase produces MTTAVRPTPELATPELAAAADARFEGIADPVEQALAVLRWAGETFGDDFAVTSSMADGLLSHLASRAVPGVNVVFLDTGYHFAETIGTRDWVSGVMPITLVNVLPEKTVAEQDAEHGAELHDRDPDLCCSLRKVQPLAKALAGYSAWGSGVRRDESPTRAGTKVVDWDAKRGMVKVNPLAAWTQEHVDAYIAEHRVPVNPLQEIGYASIGCAPCTRPVAPGEDPRAGRWAGRGKTECGLHL; encoded by the coding sequence ATGACGACCGCCGTCCGGCCGACACCGGAGCTCGCCACGCCAGAACTGGCGGCAGCGGCCGACGCCCGCTTCGAGGGCATCGCCGACCCCGTCGAGCAGGCGCTCGCGGTCCTGCGCTGGGCCGGGGAGACCTTCGGCGACGACTTCGCGGTCACCTCGTCCATGGCCGACGGGCTGCTCTCGCACCTGGCGTCGCGGGCGGTCCCCGGCGTCAACGTGGTCTTCCTCGACACCGGCTACCACTTCGCCGAGACCATCGGCACCCGCGACTGGGTGAGCGGGGTCATGCCGATCACGCTGGTCAACGTGCTGCCCGAGAAGACGGTCGCCGAGCAGGACGCCGAGCACGGCGCGGAGCTGCACGACCGCGACCCCGACCTGTGCTGCTCGCTGCGCAAGGTGCAGCCGCTGGCGAAGGCCCTCGCCGGGTACTCGGCGTGGGGCTCGGGAGTGCGCCGCGACGAGTCGCCGACGCGCGCGGGCACCAAGGTCGTCGACTGGGACGCCAAGCGCGGCATGGTGAAGGTCAACCCGCTGGCCGCGTGGACGCAGGAGCACGTCGACGCCTACATCGCCGAGCACCGGGTGCCGGTCAACCCGCTGCAGGAGATCGGCTACGCCTCGATCGGCTGCGCACCGTGCACCCGCCCGGTGGCCCCCGGCGAGGACCCGCGCGCCGGCCGCTGGGCCGGCCGCGGCAAGACGGAGTGCGGCCTGCACCTGTGA
- a CDS encoding nitrite/sulfite reductase — MTTPRTSNRPQRGQGQWALGYREPLNPNERMKKDADGLTVRQRVLDIYAHTGFGGIDPGDLRGRMRWMGLYTQRAQGIPGGKTAVLEPEELEDSYFMMRVRTDGGALTSAQLRTIGGISTEFGRDVADVTDRQNIQYHWIRIEDVPEIWRRLEAVGLTTTEACGDTPRGMLNCPLAGVLEDEVLDASDVMAQTVARYVGSPEFSNLPRKWKTSMSGCVDHCTEPEIDDISFVGVRNADGEAGYDLWVGGGLSTNPMFAKRLGVFVRPDQVTDVWAACTSIFRDYGYRRQRNRARIKFLVADWGPEKFRQVLEDEYLHDKLPDGPAAAPPKHEQRDHVGVARQKDGTNAVGFALRTGRITGSLLTRIADLADEYGQGRTRTTTQQKMVVLDVPDERVEDLVAALAEHDLLVRPSAFRRGTMACTGLEFCKLAIVETKQHAQDLYAELEKRLPDFDEPIGINVNGCPNSCARFQTADIGFKGSMVRDDSGEMVEGFQVHLGGHLGTEAAFGRKFRGHKVTKAESADYCERVLRGYLERREPGERFAAYVARAEEAWLL, encoded by the coding sequence GTGACGACCCCCCGCACCAGCAACAGGCCCCAGCGTGGCCAGGGCCAGTGGGCGCTGGGCTACCGGGAGCCGCTCAACCCCAACGAGCGGATGAAGAAGGACGCCGACGGCCTCACGGTGCGTCAGCGGGTCCTCGACATCTACGCGCACACCGGCTTCGGGGGCATCGACCCGGGCGACCTGCGCGGTCGCATGCGCTGGATGGGGCTCTACACCCAGCGGGCGCAGGGCATCCCCGGCGGGAAGACCGCCGTGCTGGAGCCCGAGGAGCTCGAGGACTCCTACTTCATGATGCGGGTGCGGACCGACGGCGGGGCGCTGACCAGCGCCCAGCTGCGGACCATCGGCGGCATCAGCACCGAGTTCGGCCGCGACGTCGCCGACGTCACCGACAGGCAGAACATCCAGTACCACTGGATCCGCATCGAGGACGTCCCCGAGATTTGGCGCCGGCTCGAGGCGGTCGGCCTCACCACGACCGAGGCCTGCGGCGACACCCCCCGCGGCATGCTCAACTGCCCGCTGGCCGGCGTCCTGGAGGACGAGGTCCTCGACGCCTCCGACGTCATGGCGCAGACGGTGGCCAGGTACGTCGGCAGCCCCGAGTTCAGCAACCTGCCGCGCAAGTGGAAGACGTCGATGTCCGGCTGCGTCGACCACTGCACCGAGCCGGAGATCGACGACATCTCCTTCGTCGGGGTGCGCAACGCCGACGGCGAGGCCGGTTACGACCTGTGGGTCGGCGGCGGCCTGTCGACCAACCCGATGTTCGCCAAGCGGCTCGGCGTCTTCGTGCGGCCCGACCAGGTGACCGACGTCTGGGCGGCCTGCACCTCGATCTTCCGGGACTACGGCTACCGCCGGCAGCGCAACCGCGCCCGCATCAAGTTCCTCGTGGCCGACTGGGGCCCGGAGAAGTTCCGCCAGGTGCTGGAGGACGAGTACCTGCACGACAAGCTCCCCGACGGCCCCGCCGCCGCTCCGCCGAAGCACGAGCAGCGCGACCACGTCGGCGTCGCCCGGCAGAAGGACGGCACCAACGCCGTCGGCTTCGCGCTGCGCACCGGCCGGATCACCGGCAGCCTGCTCACCCGGATCGCCGACCTCGCCGACGAGTACGGGCAGGGGCGCACCCGGACGACGACCCAGCAGAAGATGGTCGTCCTCGACGTCCCCGACGAGCGGGTCGAGGACCTCGTCGCGGCGCTGGCCGAGCACGACCTGCTGGTGCGCCCGAGCGCGTTCCGGCGCGGCACGATGGCCTGCACCGGGCTGGAGTTCTGCAAGCTCGCGATCGTCGAGACCAAGCAGCACGCCCAGGACCTCTACGCCGAGCTGGAGAAGCGGCTGCCGGACTTCGACGAGCCGATCGGCATCAACGTCAACGGCTGCCCGAACAGCTGCGCCCGGTTCCAGACCGCCGACATCGGCTTCAAGGGCTCGATGGTGCGCGACGACAGCGGCGAGATGGTCGAGGGCTTCCAGGTGCACCTGGGCGGCCACCTCGGCACCGAGGCCGCCTTCGGCCGCAAGTTCCGCGGCCACAAGGTGACCAAGGCCGAGAGCGCCGACTACTGCGAGCGGGTGCTGCGCGGCTACCTCGAGCGCCGGGAGCCCGGCGAGCGGTTCGCCGCCTACGTGGCGCGGGCCGAGGAGGCGTGGCTGCTCTGA
- the cysC gene encoding adenylyl-sulfate kinase → MSAAPRPGVTVFLTGLSGAGKSTIADALVADLEAAGRPVTVLDGDVVRTHLSSELSFSREDRDLNIRRIGFVAGEVVKHGGTVVVAAIAPYEAAREEARALVEQHGRFVLVHLSTPLEVCEGRDVKGLYARARAGEITGFTGIDDPYEPPARAEVVLDTSVTPLNESVARIRAAMAGGPAAPDSPHARDGHLQGAGPSVG, encoded by the coding sequence ATGTCAGCTGCACCGCGCCCGGGCGTCACCGTGTTCCTCACCGGCCTCTCCGGGGCGGGCAAGTCCACGATCGCCGACGCGCTGGTCGCCGACCTGGAGGCCGCGGGTCGGCCGGTGACGGTCCTGGACGGCGACGTCGTGCGGACCCACCTGTCCAGCGAGCTCTCCTTCTCCCGGGAGGACCGCGACCTCAACATCCGCCGGATCGGCTTCGTCGCCGGGGAGGTCGTGAAGCACGGCGGCACGGTCGTCGTCGCCGCGATCGCGCCGTACGAGGCCGCCCGCGAGGAGGCCCGCGCGCTGGTCGAGCAGCACGGCCGGTTCGTGCTGGTCCACCTGTCCACCCCGCTGGAGGTGTGCGAGGGCCGCGACGTCAAGGGCCTGTACGCCCGGGCCCGGGCCGGGGAGATCACCGGGTTCACCGGCATCGACGACCCCTACGAGCCGCCGGCGCGCGCCGAGGTCGTCCTCGACACCTCGGTCACCCCGCTGAACGAGTCCGTCGCGCGCATCCGCGCCGCCATGGCGGGAGGACCTGCTGCCCCCGACTCCCCGCACGCTCGGGATGGGCACCTGCAGGGGGCCGGCCCCTCCGTCGGCTGA
- a CDS encoding RrF2 family transcriptional regulator, with protein sequence MGTVRITARVDYAVRAAVELAAAAPGALTCDRIAAAQGIPSRFLQSILSDLQHARLVTSQRGREGGYRLALPPAEVSIARVMRVEQGFLAEVHGQRPEDVEYSGTAVPLASVWVAAREAYRRVLEQVTLADVVAGELPAPVAELAALEEAWRSFSDEAVADRGR encoded by the coding sequence ATGGGCACCGTGCGCATCACCGCCCGGGTCGACTACGCCGTCCGAGCCGCCGTGGAGCTGGCCGCGGCGGCCCCCGGAGCGCTGACCTGCGACCGCATCGCCGCGGCGCAGGGCATCCCGTCCCGCTTCCTCCAGTCGATCCTCAGCGACCTGCAGCACGCCCGCCTGGTCACCAGCCAGCGCGGCCGGGAGGGCGGCTACCGGCTGGCCCTGCCGCCTGCGGAGGTCTCCATCGCCCGGGTCATGCGGGTGGAGCAGGGCTTCCTCGCCGAGGTGCACGGCCAGCGCCCCGAGGACGTCGAGTACTCGGGCACCGCCGTTCCGCTGGCCTCGGTGTGGGTGGCCGCCCGCGAGGCCTACCGCCGGGTGCTCGAGCAGGTCACCCTCGCCGACGTCGTCGCGGGCGAGCTGCCGGCGCCGGTCGCCGAGCTGGCGGCCCTCGAGGAGGCCTGGCGGTCCTTCAGCGACGAGGCCGTCGCGGACCGGGGCCGGTAG
- a CDS encoding NUDIX domain-containing protein: MSRLRFTTLVEAPLTVAFDVARALGRPWPVPLEEVVSVRPFHDVYAVGPGRGWRRLTHSRRFTATGAGTLVEEQVDWATALPGPLGRVVDPLLRRRVRRAMTVHLDGYAAAAARRALDVVQVVGAALVDGDRVLVAQRSSGPYDGCWEFPGGKVEPEEEELAALVREIGEELGVAVVPQAFLGEVVLDGVVAGGLPGASTLRVWSARVETGSEVTAHEHSELRWLTADELESLDWIPADRPLLPAVRALLGRR; the protein is encoded by the coding sequence GTGTCCCGGCTGCGTTTCACCACCCTGGTGGAGGCGCCGCTGACCGTGGCCTTCGACGTCGCCCGCGCCCTCGGCCGGCCCTGGCCGGTGCCGCTGGAGGAGGTCGTGTCGGTCCGGCCGTTCCACGACGTCTACGCCGTGGGGCCCGGCCGCGGCTGGCGCCGGCTGACCCACTCCCGCCGCTTCACCGCCACCGGCGCCGGCACCCTCGTCGAGGAGCAGGTGGACTGGGCGACCGCGCTGCCGGGACCGCTCGGACGGGTGGTGGACCCGCTGCTGCGCCGGCGCGTGCGCCGCGCGATGACGGTCCACCTCGACGGCTACGCCGCCGCTGCCGCCCGGCGGGCCCTCGACGTCGTCCAGGTGGTCGGCGCCGCGCTGGTGGACGGCGACCGGGTGCTCGTCGCCCAGCGATCGAGCGGGCCCTACGACGGCTGCTGGGAGTTCCCCGGCGGCAAGGTCGAGCCGGAGGAGGAGGAGCTCGCCGCGCTGGTCCGGGAGATCGGTGAGGAGCTCGGCGTGGCCGTCGTCCCGCAGGCGTTCCTCGGGGAGGTGGTGCTGGACGGCGTCGTCGCCGGCGGGCTGCCCGGCGCCTCCACGCTGCGGGTGTGGTCGGCCCGCGTCGAGACCGGGAGCGAGGTCACCGCGCACGAGCACAGCGAGCTGCGCTGGCTGACCGCGGACGAGCTGGAGTCGCTGGACTGGATCCCGGCGGACCGGCCGCTGCTGCCCGCCGTCCGCGCGCTGCTCGGCCGCCGCTGA
- a CDS encoding CsbD family protein — translation MSGIDKMKNKAEELSGKGKESVGETTGDRDLQAEGKADQASGNLKQAGEKVKDVFK, via the coding sequence ATGAGTGGCATCGACAAGATGAAGAACAAGGCCGAGGAGCTCTCGGGCAAGGGCAAGGAGTCCGTCGGCGAGACGACCGGCGACCGCGACCTGCAGGCCGAGGGCAAGGCCGACCAGGCCTCGGGCAACCTCAAGCAGGCCGGCGAGAAGGTCAAGGACGTCTTCAAGTAG
- a CDS encoding peptide ABC transporter substrate-binding protein, whose product MRLSKRSAALIATGLTGAMVLSACGGGGDEDGGSGAAAADGGSFTVYIAEPENPLIPGQTTETEGAQVLYSLFTGLVQYDSETNEAVYTGVADSIESADQTTWTVKLKDGWTFHDGSPVRAQSFVDAWNWTAYSPNAANSSYFFANIAGYDQLQAPTDDAGNVTGDPAATAMSGLRVVDDLTFEVTLSAPYAQWPTTVGYSAFYPLPPAFFEDSAAFGEQPIGNGPFRADEPFVPGTGVTLTRYDEYGGDKPANAASVQYVVYAEQATAYRDLQAGNLDIMDELPPDALASAEAELGDRLLQVEQGDITSLGFPTYDERFADPNVRRAFSMAIDRESITEAIFQGTRIPATSFINPVVDGYREGACDVCELNVEEANRLLDEAGFDRSQPVDLWFNAGAGHEIWMEAVGNQIREGLGVDYTLQGNLDFAEYLPLQDEQGMTGPFRSGWIMDYPVAENFLGPLYSSTALPPGGSNVTFYSNPEFDALLQQGNSADTNEAAIQAYQAAEDLLLRDMPATPLFYRVNQSAHSENVDNVVVDAFNRIDTAAVQVVG is encoded by the coding sequence GTGAGGTTGAGCAAGCGCTCTGCTGCGCTCATCGCGACCGGTCTGACCGGCGCGATGGTGCTGTCCGCCTGTGGCGGTGGCGGCGACGAGGACGGCGGATCGGGGGCTGCCGCCGCGGACGGCGGCAGTTTCACCGTCTACATCGCCGAGCCCGAGAACCCGCTCATCCCCGGCCAGACCACCGAGACCGAGGGTGCCCAGGTCCTCTACTCCCTCTTCACCGGACTCGTCCAGTACGACTCGGAGACCAACGAGGCCGTCTACACCGGGGTCGCCGACTCGATCGAGTCCGCGGACCAGACCACCTGGACCGTCAAGCTCAAGGACGGCTGGACCTTCCACGACGGCAGCCCGGTGCGCGCCCAGTCGTTCGTCGACGCCTGGAACTGGACCGCCTACAGCCCCAATGCGGCCAACAGCTCGTACTTCTTCGCCAACATCGCCGGCTACGACCAGCTGCAGGCCCCGACCGACGACGCCGGCAACGTGACCGGTGACCCGGCCGCCACGGCGATGAGCGGTCTGCGGGTGGTCGACGACCTGACCTTCGAGGTCACCCTGTCCGCCCCGTACGCCCAGTGGCCCACCACGGTCGGTTACAGCGCCTTCTACCCGCTGCCCCCGGCCTTCTTCGAGGACTCGGCGGCCTTCGGCGAGCAGCCGATCGGCAACGGCCCGTTCCGTGCCGATGAGCCCTTCGTCCCCGGTACCGGCGTCACGCTGACCCGCTACGACGAGTACGGCGGCGACAAGCCGGCCAACGCCGCGTCTGTGCAGTACGTGGTCTACGCCGAGCAGGCGACCGCGTACCGGGACCTGCAGGCCGGGAACCTCGACATCATGGACGAGCTCCCGCCGGACGCCCTCGCTTCCGCCGAGGCCGAGCTGGGCGACCGCCTCCTGCAGGTCGAGCAGGGGGACATCACCTCGCTGGGCTTCCCGACCTACGACGAGCGCTTCGCCGACCCGAACGTGCGGCGTGCCTTTTCGATGGCGATCGACCGCGAGTCGATCACCGAGGCGATCTTCCAGGGCACCCGCATCCCGGCGACGTCCTTCATCAACCCGGTGGTCGACGGCTACCGCGAGGGCGCCTGTGACGTCTGCGAGCTGAACGTCGAGGAGGCCAACCGGCTCCTGGACGAGGCGGGCTTCGACCGCAGCCAGCCGGTCGACCTGTGGTTCAACGCCGGCGCCGGCCACGAGATCTGGATGGAGGCCGTCGGCAACCAGATCCGGGAGGGCCTCGGCGTCGACTACACGCTCCAGGGCAACCTCGACTTCGCCGAGTACCTGCCGCTGCAGGACGAGCAGGGCATGACCGGCCCGTTCCGGTCCGGCTGGATCATGGACTACCCGGTCGCCGAGAACTTCCTCGGCCCGCTGTACTCCAGCACCGCGCTGCCGCCCGGCGGGTCGAACGTGACCTTCTACAGCAACCCCGAGTTCGACGCGCTGCTGCAGCAGGGCAACTCGGCCGACACCAACGAGGCGGCGATCCAGGCCTACCAGGCCGCGGAGGACCTCCTGCTCCGCGACATGCCGGCCACCCCGCTGTTCTACCGGGTCAACCAGAGCGCCCACTCGGAGAACGTCGACAACGTGGTCGTCGACGCCTTCAACCGGATCGACACGGCAGCCGTCCAGGTCGTCGGCTGA